The genomic stretch AAATACTGCAGATACATCCACAGCACCTGATCAAATCTCACCTTCAGTAGTAGCTGGTACTTGGTGATTCTCTGGACAGGTTTAAGGAGGTAGGAGTCCAAACCAAGTTTATGTGCCAGCTTCTTCTGGCACTCCTgattcacaaaaaacacaaaccaattaaaataataataagagttaATTGTTGTCGTGGAGCCGCAGCAAAGATGAGAGGCGGGGGGGCCGACCTGGAAGAAGGCACAGTCGGAGCACTGTCTCCACAAGCTCTCGGAGCGAGGCTTGTTCTGGCAGTAGGCCTCGTAGATCTGCAGGTCCGTCATCTgtgcacagagaggaaaacagccATCAATAAAAAGCTCTGTGCAAGGTCTGTTATCTGGGGATTTAACATTGCCTTATAAAGATTTGTATTAATTGGTACTTTATCTCACCCGTTCTAAAAAGCAGCGGCCCACCAGCTCTGGAAAGTCAGTGTACGCTTCCAGTTCCTTTAGAAATGTCCTGGGGAAATTAAGAAATAGATATAACGTTAAGatcaagactttttaagacaataattaattaaatttaagacCTATGTCAACACTAACAGATACTTCTGCATAATTGAAGATATGATATTTTCCTCGCTAACCTCTTGTGGAACTGGTAGATTTCAAACATGTTCCCAAACAGGACGTCCTTCTTGTTGAGCAGCGTGCTGGGGATGAGGGGAGCCATGGCGGGGTTGTCCATCTCTGCTGCGTAGCCCTGCAGTTTTAATATCACATACATGTGTCATGTCGGCAAATCCACAAAACCTTTAGTAGTAGTGTGCACAGGAACACGCAGGACTGACTCACCTccagcacacacagcagctcctccacgTACGCTCTCTCCGTCTCCAGCAGCTCGTTCATCACGTGACTGGAACACAAACGCAAAACCATTAGCATCAATGCAACtacatattttacacctttaaAGTTGTACTGCAAAAATCTAACAGCATCTCTGTCCTTTAACTGTTTCCTTATCTATGACTCTTTTTatccgtgacctttgaccccttaCCGCCGAAGCACTGCcaggttttcttcttcctctgagaGAGAAGCGTGTCTGGTGCCATTAAGAAGAGGAGACTCCACCTGGAGTTATAGAATAagatcacacacattcagccgtatgaaaccatatttttatatattataatcttTTAACATATATTCAGACAATATGAGCAAATTATTGAATATTCTTTGTACATGAACCTTTTTGCAGATGGCATTATCTGCGGAGtatctcctctcttttctctgttgaTCTGCAAGGAGAAAAAAGTAAGAAAGTCTTATTCATCCCCATACATCACTGATATATGTTGcactctttctttcattttatccATTCATCAATCCAGGCTTACTGGGCGAGGAGTGCGGCGACTTGACTTCGGGTCTCGGTGCCACTGGCTGGACCGGTCGGGTCTGTTTGGCGGCGAGTTTCTTCAAACTGATGCGTCTCTTCTCGAACATCTCCTGCACAGAGCCCTGCTTCTGGAAAACTCTCTCTACCTGGTCCTGAAGGAAATTGCACACAAGCGGAGATGAACGTCAGGTGAACTTGAACCTCAGTGGGAAACACCATGATGGTTAAAGAAAGCCTCTCTCAACTGACCTTGAGCTGAGTGGTGAGCACCGATTCATACTGGCAGCAGATGGCGCTGCGGTCGGCGAGGGTGTGCAGCGGCAACGTTTCCAGGTACCGCTCCAGTTCTTGCAGAGCCGCTTCAGCGCCGTCCTGAGACTGACAGCGGTCAACGGGCTGGTTGGCCAATAGGAAGATGCCCTCCTCACACCACTGTGACGCCTGATGGGAACAGTGTTGTTGAAAGTGGTGAATTTCAACATTTGCATGGTGCTGAGGAAAAACTCCCTGTTCCACACCCCTACCTTCTCCAATGAGTGGTGCATCTCCATCGCCCTGAGCAGCAGGTTCTTCTTGCACCTCAGGGTGGCGCTGATCTCGTCGCACACCTCCCTTAGCTCACTGCACTTCGGCCTGATGGAGTCCTCGGCGTAGTGCGAGTTTTCTATCAGCCTGTCACCCTCGCAGGCCAGGGACAGGGCGCGGTCCAGGACGTcctgaagaaacacacattgaaatgtcagaaaataattccaaacattcagcagcagtggaggcAACACCGCCCTCTTGTGGAGCGTTTATGAGTTGATGCTGGATATAGTGGGACACCTACATTAAACAAATCTTTAGGTTTTTAATCTAAGTGCACAAACAGGTGCTCTTTCCGCATCTTTGTATTTCTTCCCGGTTCACATCCCAGCGGGGGGGGGATGGAGCAGGTCGGGACATTTATTATGTCATTCGCCATATGGCTTCAAGGATGCATCAAAGGTGAAAGTGttgggattgtgtgtgtttgtgtgtgtgtctatgtcttACACAGGCCTTGTCCTCGTGCCCGGCGAGCTCTCGGAGGACGTGCTCGCCGTGGGCGGGGCTGACGCTGACCTCGGAGAAACCCGACAGCCTTTCTGAGGTCACATCAAGCTGAGCGCGCAcctagaaacacacacacacacacatactccgTTAACCTTGTGAAGGATCGGCCGTTGGTGCGGCTGGGCGGCAACTACATTTCCAATAAACTCACTTCACGGAAGTGCTGTTCAAAATGGCGCAGCTGCAAACACTGTTCCAGCTTGGTGCGGTGGCGCTCCCAGAAATCGTCGAATGCTGTCTCGGTCTCGTCCAGCTGACCCAGGAGtctgagagggaggaaggagggatgaaaaaaggggaggaaaggaagaggggaggagatttattaatttgttcaACTTATTAATCCATTTTTGCATCAGTTCATCCCTTCCTCTACCTCTGCACAGTCTCCAAATTCTCCAGCTCATCATGGGTCATGCTGTATTCGGGGTCTGTCTGTAGAGGCTCGTTGATGCAGTCCAACAGGCGTCCACCTTGagacagcgccacctgcaggtcCTCCTGGAATTAGaacaacatttttctttagTTGTGACTAGATCAATTTGAAAAACCTTGAGTTTAGGCTTAAAAAGACATAAGGGACAGAAAAGCATCTCCGACCTTCATTGTGTCcttcttcagtgtgtgtgtgtgcagcaggttgGTGGTGGCCTTGGCGTCGTTTGGTAATTCTGTCTCCGCGAGCTCAGTGCCGAACGCCTGCAGAGTCTGAGCCGTGGTCTTCACCATGAGGGCAAAGGCCTCGATTGCCTACGGAGGATTTGAAAATGTACACAAAGCTCTCGCTTGCAGTTTGAGCGCCTAAAAGGTGGGAATACGtggagggaatgtgtgtgtttgtgtgtgtgtacgtacagtGCGGTGAGAGATCCAGCTCTCGTGGTGGTACTCCTGCGTGCCTCCCAGCTCTGTGGTGAGTTGTCCTGGGTCGATATAAGCATGGAGTTCAGTCACCGAACTCAGCATCACCACCTGATAAAAACATATActcaataaatacacaatgaaAAAGtacacataaaatacaaaaaggaaagaaactcATACAAGTTctttacagaaatgaaaatatgtttctaGTTTGTTGTCGTTCTGGGCTATTCAggatcctgcagctccacagggAGCTACAGTGACCTAGATAATGCATCCAGTGAGTCACAGAAATACATTCATTATGTAGGATGAGATTTAGCTCGAGACACATGCAAATGTGAGGAAacgtgtgaaaaaaaaaatggttagGGCCGGCACCTTCATTTTGAACTCGTCCCTGTTGAACTTGAACAGGAAGTCTGACAGAGTCCGCTGCAACAAAGTAGTGGGACGCAACACCAGAACCAAGTGCAAGTTCCCTGGAAATGAGccctgagagagaaaacagcagctgttacCATTTGGAGATTTCAGGTTTGGAGGAAATAAAGTGTAGAGGATAATGATCAGTGATCTGTATCAATTggtattttgatattttacaccTCAGCTCTTTTTACAGTGCATTTGATGCCATTTTGAATTATCTGAATGAAAATAAGATGTatgaactgtaaataaagggGACGTTTTGTCTTAATAGTACAAAGCTGCACTGAGCTCATCTGTGCAGCCACCATCCCTCTGCAGCCACCCTGCACTGGCCATGACGGGATTCTTCCAGGATTTAATATCCACTAAATCTCCAACGTTCCATCAGACTCCCCCGTCACACCTTCCATCTCGTGATGTTATTAGTCCCGGGACTTTTGGAGCAGCCACAGCGTTAGCTCCTACACCTCTAACAGGTTAAAGCGCGGAATTGCCTTTACACAGACAACAGCCACAGGAGGCCACTCAGCTGAAAGCCCATATTGGTTATGGCTTTCCTCTAAAACCCTGGGTGAATTGCTCCACCCTATTAGGCATCATAAATCAATGGAAGGTGACACATACATGCGTTCCTATGggcacatacgcacacacaggGCCCGAGGCGAGCTCAGGAAATCGTCAGCAGTGCCGTAAATAAAGTCTGACTAGAGTCGTGAcaggaaaactgaaaatattcgGGAAATTTGAAGCTGGGAGAAAATGCATGCagtgaggttttatttttaatcccCTTGCTTTGAGCATGTTGTTGTATTTAAGGTGCTTTCTTATGTTCATATGCATTTTACCTGGATGTTCTGCAGAGCTAtgcttgctgctgctgcgagtgCAAACAACCAATCGACTGGCAATGACACTAAAGTTATTCTGAGGAACATTTGAATGCATCGAGACATTGAATCTGTGGAAGCAGTGTTCAAACTGGGGTCTGCAATCTCAAAATGGAGCCACCCAGTGACGTCCTCCGTCATCTCAAAGTGGACGTTCATCACAACCGCAAATTACATCCCATAAAAAGCAGACACCGCCAAGTGTGCCATGATAAAGTGATGCGCGCGGCTCTAATTCAGTCTACAAGGAGAcccgcaaacacacacacacatacaaaaacacacacattcatcatagTCATGAAATGCCTGCTGGTGGTTGCCACGGAAACCATTTCTCCTTGGAAAACGCATGGAGCGAgatggagcgagagagagagtgcatgaTTGAATAGTGGGGAGAGGCAATGcggagagagactgtgtgtgtgtgtgtgtgtgtgtgtgtgagagacaaaaATACATAACAGAAAGAGCAAAGCGGAGCTGGGGCATCACTGACGCTTTTTACAAGACTcctccacacaaacagacataagCGACTGTCACTCTtatcctctcacacacacacacacacacacacacacacacacacacacacacacacacacacacacacacacacacacacacacacacacacacacacacacacacacacacagctgtgatgAAACACTCATGGTTCCGCTCCAGTTTCCACCCAAACTGACGGCTGACGGTATATTTTAAACAACTCAACATGCTCATGTGCACTACAGTACTTGCTGCTCTAATTGTAGCAAATCTGTGGATATTGAACAatatgaaagaataaataaatccagCTAGTGCACGTGTTTGTATATGACAAGCAATTATACATAGATTTCTTTTATTGACTATACAAAACCCAGCATACAATATATGTGTAACTGGAATCAAATTTAATTCAATAAACCCTTTGAGGTCTCAGCTTAATTTGTAAATCTGCATTAACAtgacaatgcacacacactgctcagtgCATCCCCCCCTAACAGATGATTACAGACATGCTACTGTGCTGGGAACTCACTTCTACCTCAAATTGAtgctcacgtgcacacactccCTTCTCGAAGATAAAAAAGAATGCATTAATACATGATAAGGATTTagaatttcattttctgttgaccGGGCTGATTTATGTGCGTTTGgcgaggaggcagggaggggaAGGCTCTCCACTCGTGTCCTCTAATGACATCCACGCTGGCCCCGTGGGAGTTGGGTACAGCCACGGTGTTAAACCACCTCCCTCCACATGTACAAACCCCCATTTCTCTTGGAAATATGGCAACGGTCCCAAATTATAACAAAGAGATTacttttaaatctctgctgCACCACAACAGCTTTTTATGgctgttaaaatgtatttgtcttgtttGCACCGGCTGATAGAACCGTCTGCATCTCCCCCCTGCAGCAAAACCCCTGTATTATGCCTGAGTGACTGCATATTTATTACCCTAAATCACACAAGATGAGCTGCTGCACACATGGAGGCCTCCACATCATCATTTCACCGCAATGAATGTGGTTTACGCTAATTAATTTCTGGTATAGAGGTGGATCAACAGTAAGATTTTTAACTGTTGATTTAATTCTTCAAGTCACTGATAAAGGTCATACATTACTACAATAGCCATTCATAGTAATTGTAATTTATGGTAAGTGTGGAAATATTGTAAACAAATATATAGCGACCACCCatttgaggtcaaaggtcaacattGCCGTCATTTACCGCCACTGTACAGGCAACCAAAACCTACAACCACCAGATTTACATGAGAATAACTGTCTACccctcttttata from Hippoglossus stenolepis isolate QCI-W04-F060 chromosome 24, HSTE1.2, whole genome shotgun sequence encodes the following:
- the LOC118103381 gene encoding guanine nucleotide exchange factor DBS isoform X1, producing MGEIERAFGNTNEEESGMRRVRFFSLVEDMKTAREEEESRRRDERKGGKRGFGGERLVSISLEEMESYYRYALCCRQLYNDIMHGEDGPLCAAEIGSELQKQFAILPGGRGINGRPIMVFPEFPEFSELEEEELQSVLRYLTSVPSVAASGVGFILVIDRRLDRWAAVRATLLRIAGSFPGNLHLVLVLRPTTLLQRTLSDFLFKFNRDEFKMKVVMLSSVTELHAYIDPGQLTTELGGTQEYHHESWISHRTAIEAFALMVKTTAQTLQAFGTELAETELPNDAKATTNLLHTHTLKKDTMKEDLQVALSQGGRLLDCINEPLQTDPEYSMTHDELENLETVQRLLGQLDETETAFDDFWERHRTKLEQCLQLRHFEQHFREVRAQLDVTSERLSGFSEVSVSPAHGEHVLRELAGHEDKACDVLDRALSLACEGDRLIENSHYAEDSIRPKCSELREVCDEISATLRCKKNLLLRAMEMHHSLEKASQWCEEGIFLLANQPVDRCQSQDGAEAALQELERYLETLPLHTLADRSAICCQYESVLTTQLKDQVERVFQKQGSVQEMFEKRRISLKKLAAKQTRPVQPVAPRPEVKSPHSSPNQQRKERRYSADNAICKKVESPLLNGTRHASLSEEEENLAVLRRHVMNELLETERAYVEELLCVLEGYAAEMDNPAMAPLIPSTLLNKKDVLFGNMFEIYQFHKRTFLKELEAYTDFPELVGRCFLERMTDLQIYEAYCQNKPRSESLWRQCSDCAFFQVGPPASHLCCGSTTTINSYYYFNWFVFFVNQECQKKLAHKLGLDSYLLKPVQRITKYQLLLKELLKYSKGCDGCDDLQKALSSILGILKAVNDSMHLIAITGYEGNLSELGRLLMQGSFSVWTEHKKGHAKVKDLARFKPMQRHLFLHEKALLFCKRREENGEGYEKAPSYSFKHSLSMSAVGITENAKGDNKKFEVWCNSRDEVFIVQAPTPEIKTSWVNEICKVLTQQLKACRDARQPKNLDSVSMSPTSSSSSISLSPFRSSGQKNQKKQDEKKAEPSPTSDANSSSSPKHKDEPVTSPTTDRSLVAKKRFTLQGFSNLKSPKGSALSPEHGTKRHLVKSDPTPFGFKGWSKTSLSVDASEENDGYSSSEDPMNSDPEDDGGKKLAPGKYTVVADCEKAGPQELSVKSGDMVQLIREGEDGQWFVRNLRSSKEGWVAAANLLSLITESKSSQSLSSSDGSVSGNISTSSSCSETYTSFSDIKP
- the LOC118103381 gene encoding guanine nucleotide exchange factor DBS isoform X5, with product MGEIERAFGNTNEEESGMRRVRFFSLVEDMKTAREEEESRRRDERKGGKRGFGGERLVSISLEEMESYYRYALCCRQLYNDIMHGEDGPLCAAEIGSELQKQFAILPGGRGINGRPIMVFPEFPEFSELEEEELQSVLRYLTSVPSVAASGVGFILVIDRRLDRWAAVRATLLRIAGSFPGNLHLVLVLRPTTLLQRTLSDFLFKFNRDEFKMKVVMLSSVTELHAYIDPGQLTTELGGTQEYHHESWISHRTAIEAFALMVKTTAQTLQAFGTELAETELPNDAKATTNLLHTHTLKKDTMKEDLQVALSQGGRLLDCINEPLQTDPEYSMTHDELENLETVQRLLGQLDETETAFDDFWERHRTKLEQCLQLRHFEQHFREVRAQLDVTSERLSGFSEVSVSPAHGEHVLRELAGHEDKACDVLDRALSLACEGDRLIENSHYAEDSIRPKCSELREVCDEISATLRCKKNLLLRAMEMHHSLEKASQWCEEGIFLLANQPVDRCQSQDGAEAALQELERYLETLPLHTLADRSAICCQYESVLTTQLKDQVERVFQKQGSVQEMFEKRRISLKKLAAKQTRPVQPVAPRPEVKSPHSSPNQQRKERRYSADNAICKKVESPLLNGTRHASLSEEEENLAVLRRHVMNELLETERAYVEELLCVLEGYAAEMDNPAMAPLIPSTLLNKKDVLFGNMFEIYQFHKRTFLKELEAYTDFPELVGRCFLERMTDLQIYEAYCQNKPRSESLWRQCSDCAFFQVGPPASHLCCGSTTTINSYYYFNWFVFFVNQECQKKLAHKLGLDSYLLKPVQRITKYQLLLKELLKYSKGCDGCDDLQKALSSILGILKAVNDSMHLIAITGYEGNLSELGRLLMQGSFSVWTEHKKGHAKVKDLARFKPMQRHLFLHEKALLFCKRREENGEGYEKAPSYSFKHSLSMSAVGITENAKGDNKKFEVWCNSRDEVFIVQAPTPEIKTSWVNEICKVLTQQLKACRDARQPKNLDSVSMSPTSSSSSISLSPFRSSGQKNQKKQDEKKAEPSPTSDANSSSSPKHKGWSKTSLSVDASEENDGYSSSEDPMNSDPEDDGGKKLAPGKYTVVADCEKAGPQELSVKSGDMVQLIREGEDGQWFVRNLRSSKEGWVAAANLLSLITESKSSQSLSSSDGSVSGNISTSSSCSETYTSFSDIKP
- the LOC118103381 gene encoding guanine nucleotide exchange factor DBS isoform X4, coding for MALNRVSQLCHDITRLWLQLKMMTDDIMHGEDGPLCAAEIGSELQKQFAILPGGRGINGRPIMVFPEFPEFSELEEEELQSVLRYLTSVPSVAASGVGFILVIDRRLDRWAAVRATLLRIAGSFPGNLHLVLVLRPTTLLQRTLSDFLFKFNRDEFKMKVVMLSSVTELHAYIDPGQLTTELGGTQEYHHESWISHRTAIEAFALMVKTTAQTLQAFGTELAETELPNDAKATTNLLHTHTLKKDTMKEDLQVALSQGGRLLDCINEPLQTDPEYSMTHDELENLETVQRLLGQLDETETAFDDFWERHRTKLEQCLQLRHFEQHFREVRAQLDVTSERLSGFSEVSVSPAHGEHVLRELAGHEDKACDVLDRALSLACEGDRLIENSHYAEDSIRPKCSELREVCDEISATLRCKKNLLLRAMEMHHSLEKASQWCEEGIFLLANQPVDRCQSQDGAEAALQELERYLETLPLHTLADRSAICCQYESVLTTQLKDQVERVFQKQGSVQEMFEKRRISLKKLAAKQTRPVQPVAPRPEVKSPHSSPNQQRKERRYSADNAICKKVESPLLNGTRHASLSEEEENLAVLRRHVMNELLETERAYVEELLCVLEGYAAEMDNPAMAPLIPSTLLNKKDVLFGNMFEIYQFHKRTFLKELEAYTDFPELVGRCFLERMTDLQIYEAYCQNKPRSESLWRQCSDCAFFQVGPPASHLCCGSTTTINSYYYFNWFVFFVNQECQKKLAHKLGLDSYLLKPVQRITKYQLLLKELLKYSKGCDGCDDLQKALSSILGILKAVNDSMHLIAITGYEGNLSELGRLLMQGSFSVWTEHKKGHAKVKDLARFKPMQRHLFLHEKALLFCKRREENGEGYEKAPSYSFKHSLSMSAVGITENAKGDNKKFEVWCNSRDEVFIVQAPTPEIKTSWVNEICKVLTQQLKACRDARQPKNLDSVSMSPTSSSSSISLSPFRSSGQKNQKKQDEKKAEPSPTSDANSSSSPKHKDEPVTSPTTDRSLVAKKRFTLQGFSNLKSPKGSALSPEHGTKRHLVKSDPTPFGFKGWSKTSLSVDASEENDGYSSSEDPMNSDPEDDGGKKLAPGKYTVVADCEKAGPQELSVKSGDMVQLIREGEDGQWFVRNLRSSKEGWVAAANLLSLITESKSSQSLSSSDGSVSGNISTSSSCSETYTSFSDIKP
- the LOC118103381 gene encoding guanine nucleotide exchange factor DBS isoform X3; its protein translation is MGEIERAFGNTNEEESGMRRVRFFSLVEDMKTAREEEESRRRDERKGGKRGFGGERLVSISLEEMESYYRYALCCRQLYNDIMHGEDGPLCAAEIGSELQKQFAILPGGRGINGRPIMVFPEFPEFSELEEEELQSVLRYLTSVPSVAASGVGFILVIDRRLDRWAAVRATLLRIAGSFPGNLHLVLVLRPTTLLQRTLSDFLFKFNRDEFKMKVVMLSSVTELHAYIDPGQLTTELGGTQEYHHESWISHRTAIEAFALMVKTTAQTLQAFGTELAETELPNDAKATTNLLHTHTLKKDTMKEDLQVALSQGGRLLDCINEPLQTDPEYSMTHDELENLETVQRLLGQLDETETAFDDFWERHRTKLEQCLQLRHFEQHFREVRAQLDVTSERLSGFSEVSVSPAHGEHVLRELAGHEDKACDVLDRALSLACEGDRLIENSHYAEDSIRPKCSELREVCDEISATLRCKKNLLLRAMEMHHSLEKASQWCEEGIFLLANQPVDRCQSQDGAEAALQELERYLETLPLHTLADRSAICCQYESVLTTQLKDQVERVFQKQGSVQEMFEKRRISLKKLAAKQTRPVQPVAPRPEVKSPHSSPNQQRKERRYSADNAICKKVESPLLNGTRHASLSEEEENLAVLRRHVMNELLETERAYVEELLCVLEGYAAEMDNPAMAPLIPSTLLNKKDVLFGNMFEIYQFHKRTFLKELEAYTDFPELVGRCFLERMTDLQIYEAYCQNKPRSESLWRQCSDCAFFQVGPPASHLCCGSTTTINSYYYFNWFVFFVNQECQKKLAHKLGLDSYLLKPVQRITKYQLLLKELLKYSKGCDGCDDLQKALSSILGILKAVNDSMHLIAITGYEGNLSELGRLLMQGSFSVWTEHKKGHAKVKDLARFKPMQRHLFLHEKALLFCKRREENGEGYEKAPSYSFKHSLSMSAVGITENAKGDNKKFEVWCNSRDEVFIVQAPTPEIKTSWVNEICKVLTQQLKACRDARQPKNLDSVSMSPTSSSSSISLSPFRSSGQKNQKKQDEKKAEPSPTSDANSSSSPKHKEPAAHVTLSRVKWMSTSSLLQSKRQGWSKTSLSVDASEENDGYSSSEDPMNSDPEDDGGKKLAPGKYTVVADCEKAGPQELSVKSGDMVQLIREGEDGQWFVRNLRSSKEGWVAAANLLSLITESKSSQSLSSSDGSVSGNISTSSSCSETYTSFSDIKP
- the LOC118103381 gene encoding guanine nucleotide exchange factor DBS isoform X8; this translates as MKVVMLSSVTELHAYIDPGQLTTELGGTQEYHHESWISHRTAIEAFALMVKTTAQTLQAFGTELAETELPNDAKATTNLLHTHTLKKDTMKEDLQVALSQGGRLLDCINEPLQTDPEYSMTHDELENLETVQRLLGQLDETETAFDDFWERHRTKLEQCLQLRHFEQHFREVRAQLDVTSERLSGFSEVSVSPAHGEHVLRELAGHEDKACDVLDRALSLACEGDRLIENSHYAEDSIRPKCSELREVCDEISATLRCKKNLLLRAMEMHHSLEKASQWCEEGIFLLANQPVDRCQSQDGAEAALQELERYLETLPLHTLADRSAICCQYESVLTTQLKDQVERVFQKQGSVQEMFEKRRISLKKLAAKQTRPVQPVAPRPEVKSPHSSPNQQRKERRYSADNAICKKVESPLLNGTRHASLSEEEENLAVLRRHVMNELLETERAYVEELLCVLEGYAAEMDNPAMAPLIPSTLLNKKDVLFGNMFEIYQFHKRTFLKELEAYTDFPELVGRCFLERMTDLQIYEAYCQNKPRSESLWRQCSDCAFFQVGPPASHLCCGSTTTINSYYYFNWFVFFVNQECQKKLAHKLGLDSYLLKPVQRITKYQLLLKELLKYSKGCDGCDDLQKALSSILGILKAVNDSMHLIAITGYEGNLSELGRLLMQGSFSVWTEHKKGHAKVKDLARFKPMQRHLFLHEKALLFCKRREENGEGYEKAPSYSFKHSLSMSAVGITENAKGDNKKFEVWCNSRDEVFIVQAPTPEIKTSWVNEICKVLTQQLKACRDARQPKNLDSVSMSPTSSSSSISLSPFRSSGQKNQKKQDEKKAEPSPTSDANSSSSPKHKDEPVTSPTTDRSLVAKKRFTLQGFSNLKSPKGSALSPEHGTKRHLVKSDPTPFGFKGWSKTSLSVDASEENDGYSSSEDPMNSDPEDDGGKKLAPGKYTVVADCEKAGPQELSVKSGDMVQLIREGEDGQWFVRNLRSSKEGWVAAANLLSLITESKSSQSLSSSDGSVSGNISTSSSCSETYTSFSDIKP
- the LOC118103381 gene encoding guanine nucleotide exchange factor DBS isoform X7, coding for MHGEDGPLCAAEIGSELQKQFAILPGGRGINGRPIMVFPEFPEFSELEEEELQSVLRYLTSVPSVAASGVGFILVIDRRLDRWAAVRATLLRIAGSFPGNLHLVLVLRPTTLLQRTLSDFLFKFNRDEFKMKVVMLSSVTELHAYIDPGQLTTELGGTQEYHHESWISHRTAIEAFALMVKTTAQTLQAFGTELAETELPNDAKATTNLLHTHTLKKDTMKEDLQVALSQGGRLLDCINEPLQTDPEYSMTHDELENLETVQRLLGQLDETETAFDDFWERHRTKLEQCLQLRHFEQHFREVRAQLDVTSERLSGFSEVSVSPAHGEHVLRELAGHEDKACDVLDRALSLACEGDRLIENSHYAEDSIRPKCSELREVCDEISATLRCKKNLLLRAMEMHHSLEKASQWCEEGIFLLANQPVDRCQSQDGAEAALQELERYLETLPLHTLADRSAICCQYESVLTTQLKDQVERVFQKQGSVQEMFEKRRISLKKLAAKQTRPVQPVAPRPEVKSPHSSPNQQRKERRYSADNAICKKVESPLLNGTRHASLSEEEENLAVLRRHVMNELLETERAYVEELLCVLEGYAAEMDNPAMAPLIPSTLLNKKDVLFGNMFEIYQFHKRTFLKELEAYTDFPELVGRCFLERMTDLQIYEAYCQNKPRSESLWRQCSDCAFFQVGPPASHLCCGSTTTINSYYYFNWFVFFVNQECQKKLAHKLGLDSYLLKPVQRITKYQLLLKELLKYSKGCDGCDDLQKALSSILGILKAVNDSMHLIAITGYEGNLSELGRLLMQGSFSVWTEHKKGHAKVKDLARFKPMQRHLFLHEKALLFCKRREENGEGYEKAPSYSFKHSLSMSAVGITENAKGDNKKFEVWCNSRDEVFIVQAPTPEIKTSWVNEICKVLTQQLKACRDARQPKNLDSVSMSPTSSSSSISLSPFRSSGQKNQKKQDEKKAEPSPTSDANSSSSPKHKDEPVTSPTTDRSLVAKKRFTLQGFSNLKSPKGSALSPEHGTKRHLVKSDPTPFGFKGWSKTSLSVDASEENDGYSSSEDPMNSDPEDDGGKKLAPGKYTVVADCEKAGPQELSVKSGDMVQLIREGEDGQWFVRNLRSSKEGWVAAANLLSLITESKSSQSLSSSDGSVSGNISTSSSCSETYTSFSDIKP
- the LOC118103381 gene encoding guanine nucleotide exchange factor DBS isoform X6, with protein sequence MGEQQLVREDPERSLEVLSMISDDIMHGEDGPLCAAEIGSELQKQFAILPGGRGINGRPIMVFPEFPEFSELEEEELQSVLRYLTSVPSVAASGVGFILVIDRRLDRWAAVRATLLRIAGSFPGNLHLVLVLRPTTLLQRTLSDFLFKFNRDEFKMKVVMLSSVTELHAYIDPGQLTTELGGTQEYHHESWISHRTAIEAFALMVKTTAQTLQAFGTELAETELPNDAKATTNLLHTHTLKKDTMKEDLQVALSQGGRLLDCINEPLQTDPEYSMTHDELENLETVQRLLGQLDETETAFDDFWERHRTKLEQCLQLRHFEQHFREVRAQLDVTSERLSGFSEVSVSPAHGEHVLRELAGHEDKACDVLDRALSLACEGDRLIENSHYAEDSIRPKCSELREVCDEISATLRCKKNLLLRAMEMHHSLEKASQWCEEGIFLLANQPVDRCQSQDGAEAALQELERYLETLPLHTLADRSAICCQYESVLTTQLKDQVERVFQKQGSVQEMFEKRRISLKKLAAKQTRPVQPVAPRPEVKSPHSSPNQQRKERRYSADNAICKKVESPLLNGTRHASLSEEEENLAVLRRHVMNELLETERAYVEELLCVLEGYAAEMDNPAMAPLIPSTLLNKKDVLFGNMFEIYQFHKRTFLKELEAYTDFPELVGRCFLERMTDLQIYEAYCQNKPRSESLWRQCSDCAFFQVGPPASHLCCGSTTTINSYYYFNWFVFFVNQECQKKLAHKLGLDSYLLKPVQRITKYQLLLKELLKYSKGCDGCDDLQKALSSILGILKAVNDSMHLIAITGYEGNLSELGRLLMQGSFSVWTEHKKGHAKVKDLARFKPMQRHLFLHEKALLFCKRREENGEGYEKAPSYSFKHSLSMSAVGITENAKGDNKKFEVWCNSRDEVFIVQAPTPEIKTSWVNEICKVLTQQLKACRDARQPKNLDSVSMSPTSSSSSISLSPFRSSGQKNQKKQDEKKAEPSPTSDANSSSSPKHKDEPVTSPTTDRSLVAKKRFTLQGFSNLKSPKGSALSPEHGTKRHLVKSDPTPFGFKGWSKTSLSVDASEENDGYSSSEDPMNSDPEDDGGKKLAPGKYTVVADCEKAGPQELSVKSGDMVQLIREGEDGQWFVRNLRSSKEGWVAAANLLSLITESKSSQSLSSSDGSVSGNISTSSSCSETYTSFSDIKP